The proteins below come from a single Aegilops tauschii subsp. strangulata cultivar AL8/78 chromosome 6, Aet v6.0, whole genome shotgun sequence genomic window:
- the LOC109778911 gene encoding uncharacterized protein gives MVPRLERGGAGGFQLPNSEQENSLFLRALISVVSGDTAAPALQPELSTPPFAAPAPAAAAAACARCGVDGCPGCEFAAAAAATTGSSSEGEECSAASFVKNGGVGKRRAGGGGSKFRGVRQRPWGKWAAEIRDPHRAVRKWLGTFDTAAEAARAYDVAALEFRGHRAKLNFPAGATSASASASSWAAAQPRPQRQQRPESPREKCGSNASSPVHVPRLPEQGRPVAREQEIWDGLHEIMMMDDGNFWSNPKP, from the coding sequence ATGGTGCCGAGGCTggagcgcggcggcgccggcgggttCCAGCTCCCGAACTCCGAGCAGGAGAACTCGCTCTTCCTCCGCGCGCTCATCTCCGTCGTCTCCGGGGACACCGCGGCCCCCGCCTTGCAACCGGAGCTGTCGACGCCGCCCTTTGCTGCTCCGGCGCCTGCGGCTGCGGCTGCTGCGTGCGCCAGGTGCGGCGTGGACGGGTGCCCCGGCTGCGAGTTTGCCGCCGCGGCCGCGGCGACGACCGGGTCGAGCAGCGAGGGAGAGGAGTGCTCGGCCGCGAGCTTCGTGAAGAACGGCGGCGTGGGCAAGCGgcgggctggcggcggcgggagcAAGTTCCGGGGCGTGCGGCAGCGGCCGTGGGGCAAGTGGGCCGCGGAGATCCGCGACCCGCACCGCGCCGTGCGCAAGTGGCTCGGCACCTTCGACACCGCCGCCGAGGCCGCCCGCGCCTACGACGTCGCCGCGCTCGAGTTCCGCGGCCACCGCGCCAAGCTCAACTTCCCGGCCGGAGCCACGTCCGCGTCTGCTTCTGCTTCCTCCTGGGCGGCTGCGCAGCCCCGTCCCCAGCGGCAGCAAAGGCCAGAGAGCCCTCGCGAGAAGTGCGGGTCAAATGCGTCGTCGCCGGTGCACGTCCCGCGGCTGCCGGAGCAGGGGAGGCCGGTGGCGCGGGAGCAGGAGATCTGGGACGGGCTGCacgagatcatgatgatggacgACGGCAACTTCTGGTCCAACCCCAAGCCATGA